A window from Prionailurus viverrinus isolate Anna unplaced genomic scaffold, UM_Priviv_1.0 scaffold_42, whole genome shotgun sequence encodes these proteins:
- the U2AF1 gene encoding splicing factor U2AF 35 kDa subunit isoform X4 produces the protein MQEHYDEFFEEVFTEMEEKYGEVEEMNVCDNLGDHLVGNVYVKFRREEDAEKAVIDLNNRWFNGQPIHAELSPVTDFREACCRQYEMGECTRGGFCNFMHLKPISRELRRELYGRRRKKHRSRSRSRERRSRSRDRGRGGGGGGGGGGGGRERDRRRSRDRERSGRF, from the exons GAGGTTTTTACAGAAATGGAGGAGAAGTACGGCGAGGTGGAGGAGATGAACGTCTGTGACAACCTGGGAGACCACCTCGTCGGGAACGTGTACGTCAAG TTTCGCCGTGAAGAAGACGCGGAGAAGGCCGTGATCGACTTGAACAACCGTTGGTTTAACGGGCAGCCGATCCACGCCGAGCTGTCCCCGGTGACCGACTTCAGAGAGGCGTGCTGCCGCCAGTACGAGATGGG GGAGTGCACGCGGGGCGGCTTCTGCAACTTCATGCACCTGAAGCCCATCTCCAGAGAGCTGCGGCGGGAGCTGTACGGGCGCCGGCGCAAGAA GCATAGATCGAGGTCCCGGTCTCGGGAGCGTCGCTCTCGGTCTAGAGACCGCGgtcgcggcggcggcggtggcggcggcggcggcggtgggggACGGGAGCGTGACAGGAGGCGGTCGAGAGACCGTGAAAGATCGGGGCGATTCTGA